The following DNA comes from Planctomycetota bacterium.
CTCGGCTTCGAGAACCTCCCCGCCCTTTGGGGGCTGCTGCTGGCCAGCGCACCCATCATCATCCACCTGCTGAACCGCCGGCGGTTCCGCGTGGTGGAATGGGCGGCCATGGAGTTCCTGCTGGCCTCGAGCCGCAAGAACAACCGCCGCGTGCGGATCGAGCAGCTCATCCTTCTCGCTCTGCGGGTGCTCATGATCGCCGTGCTGGTGCTCCTGGTGGCCCAGCCGTCGGTGAAGCGCGGAGCGTTGGCCGCCCTGGCGGAGCGACGCCGGTTCGTGCTTCTGGTCTTCGACACCTCGATGAGCATGGGCTATCGGGACGGCTCGGCCACGTCGTATGAGCGGGGACTGGCCTTCGCGGAGGAACTGATGGGGTCGCTGCGCGAGGGCGACGCGTGGGCGCTGGTGGCCGCCGCGGGAAGCGGCCAGGCCATGGCGCAGGAGCCGAGCTTCGATCTCGAGGCTGCGCGGGCCGCCGTGGCGCGGGACCGCTTGCCGCTCTCCGACGCCAGTAGCAGCATGCCGCGGGCGCTGGAGGCGGCCGAGGAGGTGCTCGCCCGAGCCGAGGGGCCGGTCAAGGAGGTGTACCTTGTGACGGATCTCCAGCGCGTGAGCTGGCTCGGGGCGGGAGCGTCCCTCGCCGCCGAGGACGCCGACCGAGCGAAGCGGCTGAGCCAACTGGCGCGCTTCGTGCTGGTGGACACGGGAGCTCTGGAACCCGCCAACCTGGCCGTGACTCGCGTGGCGGCCGAGGGGGCGCTGATGGTCGCCGGAGGCGAAGCGGCGCTCCGCGCGGAGATTGCGAACTACGGCCCGGACACGGCCAGCGGCGTGACCGTGCACTTCCTGGTGGACGGGTTCCGCCAGCAGCGGACCACCCTGGCCGCCATCGCCCCCGGGGGCACGGCGCAGTGCGAGTTCCGCCACGTGTTCCGTGCGGCGGGAGTCCACACGGTCAGCGTCGAGCTGGAAGGCGACAACCTGCCGAAGGATGATCGGCGGGTTCTGGCGCTCGCCACCCGGGAGAGCGTGCGGGTGCTTCTGGTGGACGGCGAGCCGGGCGGCGAGGCATTCTCGGGCGAGACGGACTATCTACGCCGCGCGCTACGCCCGGGCAATGAGGGAGAGCTCTCGCTGTTCCTGCCCGAGGTGGTGACCGCGGAGGGGCTCAGCGGTGCGGACCTGCCCGCCTACGACGCCGTGGTGTTGGCCAATGTGGAGCGGCTTGGAGAGGCGACGGTGGCGGCGCTCGACGGCTATGTTCGCCGTGGCGGCGCGCTGCTGGTATTCCCAGGCGATCGGGTAGACAGGGCGTTCTACAAGGAGGTGCTCTACCGGGACGGCCGGGGGCTGCTTCCCTGCTCGCTGGGGAACCCTGTGGGCGACGCCAACGACCGGAAGCAGGCGGTCCATATCAGTGATGAGGTGAGCGATCACCCCTTCGTGCGCCTGTTCCGCGAGCAGAAGGCCGTTCGCCTGTCCTCTCCGTTCTTCTTCCGCTATTGCCGGCTGGAGGGCCTTGACGAGGGGGCGGGAGCCCGGATCGTGTGCAAGTTCGCCGAGGGCGCTCCCGCCATCGTCGAGCGGGGCTATGGAAAGGGGCGCGTCGTCGTCTTCGCGTCCACAGCGGACGATGCGTGGAACGACATGCCCTCGTGGCCGGCTTATCTCGCGCTGATGCAGGAGGTGATGGCGCAGGTGGCGCGCGACCCGTCGTCGAGCAGGAACCTCACGGTGGGCGAGCCGCTGATCTGCCAGGTGTCTCCGCGGCAGTTCGGCAAGCCCGCGTTCGTGCAGCGCCCCGGCGAGAGCCGGCCGGTGACTGTCGAGCCCACCTCGGTTGCGGGTCTCCTGGCCGTGGTGTACGAGCAGACGGACAGGGCGGGGGTCTACGAGGTCACGTTGCCGGGCGCAGACGATCGAGCCAAAGCCGATGGCACGGAAGAACGGAGGCAGGACTTCTTCGCGGTGAACGTGCCGGCACACGAGAGCGACACACGGCGTATCGCAGAACCTGAGCTGCGCAGGCTCCTGCCGGGCTTCGAGTTCGATTATCAGCGGGGCGGCGTGCGAACGCACGAGTCTTCGGGCGCCGGCGAAAGCGGGCAGCTCTGGCGCTCGCTGGCCTACACGCTGCTGGCGCTGGTGCTGATCGAATCCATCCTGGCGCAGCGCTTCGGCCGCTGAGCGCGACTCGGCTGGCGGCTAGCCGTGCTGCTCGGCGATGACTTTCTCGATGAACGTGATGGCATCGCCGACCGTCTTCACCGAGAGGGCCTCATCCTGGTCCATCTCGATATTGAACTCCTCCTCGAAGGCCGCCACCAGCTCGATGCTCTGAATGGATTCCGCGCCGAGGTCCCGGACGAAATGGGACTCGGGCTTGACGTCCGCGAGGTCCACCTTCAGCAGGCGCGCAGTCACCTTCCTCACGCGTTCGGCTACGTCGGACATGTCGCATTCTCCTGAATGGGGCGGGCGAGAGCGTGTCCCACAGGCGGCTAGTCGGTCAAGCCACGCTCGCGTGCCAGCAGCTTGCGCGAGCGGCGCACCAGGTCGTCGCGCTCGGCCTTGGTGAGGCCCACCGCGCTTTCCAGGGCAGCGACCTCGGCCTCGGTGAGCTGCCGCTTGCGGCGGCTCATGGCGGTGCGTGCGGTCTCGAGAGTCTTCTTGAACGGGATATTGTACATCTTATTGTCGAGGAACATCGTGAAGGAGGGGATGAACTTGGGCGTCACCCCGCCGCTGGCCATGATGTTGCACATGACCCCGACGACGGTGCCGGTGTTGAGGATGGTGCCGATGCTGGTCTTCGTGTGGTCGCCGATGAAGCTGCCGACTTTGGTGTCGCCGGTATCTACCAGCTCGCCCTTGAAGTAGACCTGGACGCTGGAGTAGTCGTTCTTGAGGTCGCTATTGGTGGTGAGAGCGCCCAGGTTGACCCACTCACACACGTAGGCGTGGCCGAGGAAGCCATCGTGGTACTTGTTGCTGTAGCCGTGGATGATGGACTCCTCGACCTCGCCGCCGACGCGGCAGACGGGGCCGATCGAGCAGCCCTCGCGAATCTTGCCGCCGACCAGGATGCTGCCGTGGCCGATGTAGCACGGCCCTTCGACTCGGGTGTGGGGGTGGACCACGGCGCCATCGTCAATGGTGACCGGACCGTGGGTGGTGTCAATGCACACGAAGGGCTGCACCTCCGCCGTGGGTGCGACGAAGACCTGCTCCTTGCTCCCCCACACGGTGGCGTGGTCGGAGAAGGTGCCCACGATGCCTGCCCTGCCTGCCGCCTTGAAATCCGCCACGATCGCCGCGGCGTTGTGGTGGATCAGTTCCCAGGGGAAGCGGAGGAGAATGGCGCCGACCTCGCGGGCGGGAGCGGCGGGCGGCAGCGCGCCCAGAAGGTCCTTCGGTGTCGCCGCCGCGGCGGCCTCGGCGGTGGCCCGGCGCACGCGGGCCCCGAGGAGAGCGCCGGAGCAGGTCAAAGTCTCCTCCGGACCCTCGACGGGGAGTTGTGCCGCGTCCAGCAGCAGGCAACGGCCGTTGATGAGGAGCAGGTCGTCGCCCCGCAGGCTGGCGGGATCGTTCACGGGGGCACGGAGCCGCTGGCGAAGCACGGGGGCCAGCACGTCGCGGGTGAAGTAGGCCACCTGCGCGTAGGGCGCGGCCCGGTGGATCTTCTCGGCCAGGGTGGTGGCGCCGCAGCGCAGCTCGAAGGCTGCCCGCAGGTAGGTGAGCGGGTAGAAATTGTCGAACGTATCGTCCTCGAAGATGATCAGTCTCATGGGGTTCCCCTCTTCAGTGCCTGGGTGATCGCCAGCGTGTCGCGCGCAATCATCAGTTCCTCATTGGTCGGCACGACGAGGACGCGGATGCGCGAGGTCGGCTTGCTGATGGTGGCCTCCCGGGCGCGGATTTCGTTTGCAGCGGCGTCCAGCTCGATGCCCAGGGCGTCGAGCCCCTCGAGGATCTGGCGTCGGAGGACGATGCCATTCTCGCCGATGCCGCCGGTGAACACGATGGCGTCGGCGCGCCCGAGAACGGCGAGATAGGCGCCAATGTACTTGCGGATGCGGTAGCAGAAGACGTCGAGGGCGAGGCGTGCCCTCGGATTGCTGGGGGCCGCCTCGATAAGGGCGCGGCAGTCGTTGCTCAGCCCGGAGAGCCCCAGGAGGCCGCTCTTCTTGTTCAGCAGGGCGTCAATCGCGTCGAGGCTCATGCCCTCGTTGCGGGCGAGGTGGAAGATGATCGCGGGGTCAAGGTCGCCGCTTCGGGTGCCCATGACGAGCCCCTCGAGCGGGGTGAGGCCCATGGTGGTGTCCACGGAGCGTCCGTTGGCCACGGCGGCCATGCTGCACCCGTTGCCGAGGTGGCAGGTGATTCCGCTGAAGCGGTCGGGCGCGAGGTCCAGCAGTTGGGCGGCGCGGGCGGCCACATAGCGGTGCGAGGTGCCGTGGAAGCCATAGCGTCGGATGCGGCCCCTCTCGTAGAACTCGTAGGGGAGGGCGTACACGAAGCTGTGCCGGGGCATGGTCTGATGAAAGGCCGTGTCGAAGACGGCTATGTGCGGCTTCCCGGGGAAGGCCCTCGCGGCGCTGCGGATTCCCACCAGGTTGGGCGGGTTGTGCAGCGGCGCGAGCGCGGAGTACTCCTCGAGGGTGGCGATCACCTCGTCGTTGATGAGGGTGGACTGGACGAAGGCTTCGCCGCCGTGGACCACCCTGTGGCCGATGGCGTCGAGGTCGTCGGGGGAACGGAGGACGCCGTCCGAGGGGGCCATCAGCGCCCTGCGGATATGGTGAAACGCCTGTTCGTGGTCAGGGATTGGAGCATCGTAACGGACCTCCTTGCCCCCGGTGGCGTGTCGGACCGTAGAGGTGCCTTCCCCGATCTTCTCGACGATTCCCTTGGCCAGCAGGCCCTCGGCGGGCATCTCGAAGAGCTGGTACTTGACCGAGGAACTGCCGCAGTTGATGACCAGGATCTTCATTCGCCTCCTAACGGCCTTGCGCCATCACGGCGATGAACGCGGCGACCGTGACGATGTCGTCGGTGGTGGCCCCGCGCGAGAGGTCCGAGATCGGCTTGGCGAAGCCCTGGAGCAGCGGCCCATAGGCCCTGGCGCGGCCGTGGTACTGTGTGAGCTTGTAGGCGATGTTGCCCGAGTCGAGGTCGGGGAAGATGAGCACATTGGCGCGGCCCGCGATCCGGCTCTCGGGGCACTTGTAGCGCGCGACGCGCGGCACGAGGGCCGCGTCGGCCTGGAACTCGCCCTCGATGAGCAGATCGGGCGCCTTGCGTTGCGCGAGCCGGGTCGCTTGCACGACCCTGTCAATGCGCGGGTGCACCGCGCTGCCCTTCGTGGAACACGAGAGCATGGCCACGCGCGGCTCGATGCCCAGGGTGCGCTGCGCCGTGCGGGCGGTGGTGACGGCGATGTCGGCAAGCTGCTCCGGCGTCGGGTCAATGTTCACGCCCGCGTCGGCGTAGAACAGCAGGCGCTCGTCCTCGGGCCAGGAGTCGGGCAGGACCATGATGAAGATGCTGGAAGGGACGGAGACGCCGGGCGCCAGGCCGATGGCGAGGGCGCCGGCCTCGATGACGCGGGCAGTGGGGCAGGTGGCGCCCGCCACCATGCCATCGGCGCCGCCGGTGCTGACCATCATTGCCCCGAAGAGGAGCTTGCGTCGCAGGATGTGATGGGCCGTGGCATCGTCCACGTTCGGCCGCCGTTCGGTGTAGGCGTGGGCGTAGCGGTCCAGCGCGAGCTGCTCGGTGGGGTTGCGCAGCTCTACGCCATCGAGCGAGAGCCCGGCATCCTTCGCCGCGGCTTGCAGCTCATCGGGAACGCCCAGGACGATGGGCTCGCAGATGCGGTGCGAGGCGCAGACGGCCGCGGCCTCGAGGATTCGCGTGTCGCCGCCCTCGGGGAAGACGATGCGTTTAGGGACCTCACGAGCGAGCGCGCGAAAGCGCTCTGCAATGTCCGTATGCATGGGCGTGCATCCGAAGGCAGTGGGGACACTCGGGTTCAGCGGCGGAACTTGAGGGTGAGCCCTGTGGCAGCGTCCTTGGTGACGATGAAGACGACGTTGGGGTGAAGCTGGAGAGCGCTGGCCGGGCACTTGACGGAGACCGGACCTTCGAGCGCGGCGGCGACGGCGGCGGCCTTCTTCGGCCCGGTGGCCAGCATGATGATGCTTTCCGCCTCGAGGATGGTGCCGATGCCCATCGTGATGGCGCGCTTCGGCACCTCGTCTATGCTCGCGAACATGCGCGAGTTGGCCTCGATGGTGTCGTCCGTGAGGTCCACGGCCCGCGTGCGCGAGGCCAGCGACGAGCCGGGCTCGTTGAAGCCGATGTGCCCGTTGCGGCCGATGCCGAGGACCTGGCAATCAATGCCGCCCACGTCTTCGATGGTGGCCTCGTAGATCATGCAGTGCGTCTCGATGTCGGCGGCCATGCCGTCGGGGACGTGGGTGTTGGCCTTGGCGATGTTGATGTGGTTGAAGAGCTCGTGGTCCATGAAGTACCGGTAGCTCTGGTCGTGTTCGCCCGGCAGCCCGATGTATTCGTCCAGGTTGAAGGTCACGGTGGTCGAAAAATCGAGGTCTTCTTCCTTGTGGAGGCGGATGAGCTGCCGGTAAACGGGCTTGGGGGTGTCTCCCGTGGCGAGACCCAGCACGTAGTGTGGCTTGGCGCGCATGCCGTCCGCAATGATGGCCGCCGCCTCTTTGCCCATGTCCTCGGGCGTATCCACCACGATGACCCTCATGCCGTTCTCCTTCTGCGATGGTGATGGCAGGAGCCGCCTGGACTCCCGCAGGGAACTGCCGGTATTATCCAGAAAAGGCCCTTGCAGTCAAGGGCCAGTTGACGGGCGATTCCTGGGCCGCTAGAATCGGTTGTCGTTCCGTCACTTTCGAGGCGTGGATGATGAAGGCGATTGTGTACGGCGGCCCGGGCAGATTCGACCTGCGCGATGTGCCGGAGCCGCGTCTCGAGCCGGGAGGCCTGCTCGCCCGCGTGGAGTGCTGCGGCATCTGCGGCACCGACTACAAGCTCTACTTCAGCGAGAACCCGCGGTTCCCTCCCGGCTCGATCCTGGGGCATGAGTTCGTGGCCAGGGTGGAACAGGTGTCGGCAGGGGCGGGGGCCTTCCGCGTCGGCGACCGGGTGACGATGGCCACCACGGTGCCGTGCGGCGCCTGCGACCTGTGCCGGCGCGGCCTGCCGAATCTGTGTCCGTCGGCCCACTGTGTGGGGGCGGCCTATCAGGGGGCTTTCGCCGAGGTGATCCCGATCGCCGCCCACGCGATCCGCATGGGCAACGTGCTGAAGGTGCCCGACGGGCTCTCGAGCCGAGCCGCGGCGCTCACGGAGCCCTTGAGTTGCGTGGTGAACGCGCAGGAGATCGCTCAGGTGGGGGAGGGGCACTGCGTAGTGGTGGTGGGGGCGGGGCCGTTGGGGTGCCTGCATGTGCAGGTGGCACGCGCCCGCGGCGCGCGACGCATGGTCGTGGTCCAACGCTCCCGGGCCCGGTGCGAGCTGGCGGCTCGGCTGGACGTGGAGGCGGTCCTCTGCTCCGAGGATGGCGACGTCGTGCCGCGCGTGAGATCGCTCACGGGGGGCCGGGGAGCCGACCGCGTGATCGTGTGCGCGCCGGACCGGGCGGCGCAGGAGCAATCAATCCTCCTGGCGGCGAAGGGCGGCGTCGTGAGCCTGTTCGCCAGCCTTCCGAAAGGCGCCTCCGATATCACCTTCGACAGCCGCGTCATCCACTATGGGCAGATCTCGGTGGTCGGATGCTCGGACTCGACGGCGGCCCAGGCTCGGGAGGCCCTCCGCCTGCTCGAATCGGGCGCCGTGGATGCGGCGAGGATCGTCACCCACGAGGTGCCGCTCGACCGCATTGCCGAGGGGATCGAGATCGTGCGGCAGAGAATCGGGCTCAAGGTGCTCGTGCGAGTGGCAGGCGCTTGACGTGGCCTGCGCCCTCTCGATGCTCGCGCTCGGGAGAACGAGAAGCCAGGATAGCATGCAGTGAGAGGCGACGAGCCATCGGGCCCGTCTGACACAGCGACCAAGGAGATCAAGCATGGCAAGGCAGATCAGCCGCCGCGGCCTCCTGAAAGGGACGGCTGCCCTGGCCGGCGCGGCCGTGGGCGCGCGGGCCTTTCGCTCCCCGGTCCTCTGGTCCGGGGAACCGGCGAACTCGAAGCTCGGCTGCGTGGTGATCGGCTGCGGTGGGCGCGGCATGACCAGCCACCTGCCCGAAGCGGTCAAGGAACGGTTGGTGGCCCTCGTGGATGTGGATGAGAACCAGTTCGCCAAGTGCACCAAGTTCATCGAGTCGAAGTTCAAAGCGCTCAAGCTTCCGACCTTCAAGACCTACACAGACTACCGCAAGATGTTCGACGAGTGCGCGAAGGAGATTGACGCCGTCTTCGTGGCCACGCCGAACCACCACCATGCGCTGCCGGCGATGATCGCGATGAAGCTGGGCAAAGGGACCTACGTCGAGAAGCCCATGTGCCACACGATCCAGGAAGCGCGGGCCATGGCGAAGATGGCTGAAGAGACCAAGGTGCCCACCCAGATGGGCAACCAGGGCCACTGTGCCGAAGGCTATCGCCGCTTGGTCGAATACATCCAGGCGGGAGCCATTGGCAACGTCACCGAGGTCCACTGCTGGTCCGACCGCGCCAACGGCGGCACCGGCCCACGCCCGCCCAAGCAGCCCGTGCCTGCGGGCCTGCACTGGGACGAGTGGATCGGCCCCGCCCCCTACCGCGACTTCCACAAGGACCTCCACCCCCACGAGTGGCACAACTGGTACGACTTCGGCAACGGCTCGCTGGGCAACATGGCCTGCCACATCATGGACGGCGCCGTGTGGGCGCTGAACCTGAAGTGGCCGACGAGCATCACGCTCGAGATGGTGCTCGGCGGCACCGACGAGTACTACCCCATCGGCGACCGCATCTGCTACGAGTTCCCCGCCCGCGGCGAAATGCCGCCCGTGAAGCTCTACTGGTGGGACGGCAAGCGCCCC
Coding sequences within:
- the pta gene encoding phosphate acetyltransferase, producing MHTDIAERFRALAREVPKRIVFPEGGDTRILEAAAVCASHRICEPIVLGVPDELQAAAKDAGLSLDGVELRNPTEQLALDRYAHAYTERRPNVDDATAHHILRRKLLFGAMMVSTGGADGMVAGATCPTARVIEAGALAIGLAPGVSVPSSIFIMVLPDSWPEDERLLFYADAGVNIDPTPEQLADIAVTTARTAQRTLGIEPRVAMLSCSTKGSAVHPRIDRVVQATRLAQRKAPDLLIEGEFQADAALVPRVARYKCPESRIAGRANVLIFPDLDSGNIAYKLTQYHGRARAYGPLLQGFAKPISDLSRGATTDDIVTVAAFIAVMAQGR
- a CDS encoding putative sugar nucleotidyl transferase, yielding MRLIIFEDDTFDNFYPLTYLRAAFELRCGATTLAEKIHRAAPYAQVAYFTRDVLAPVLRQRLRAPVNDPASLRGDDLLLINGRCLLLDAAQLPVEGPEETLTCSGALLGARVRRATAEAAAAATPKDLLGALPPAAPAREVGAILLRFPWELIHHNAAAIVADFKAAGRAGIVGTFSDHATVWGSKEQVFVAPTAEVQPFVCIDTTHGPVTIDDGAVVHPHTRVEGPCYIGHGSILVGGKIREGCSIGPVCRVGGEVEESIIHGYSNKYHDGFLGHAYVCEWVNLGALTTNSDLKNDYSSVQVYFKGELVDTGDTKVGSFIGDHTKTSIGTILNTGTVVGVMCNIMASGGVTPKFIPSFTMFLDNKMYNIPFKKTLETARTAMSRRKRQLTEAEVAALESAVGLTKAERDDLVRRSRKLLARERGLTD
- a CDS encoding Gfo/Idh/MocA family oxidoreductase; protein product: MARQISRRGLLKGTAALAGAAVGARAFRSPVLWSGEPANSKLGCVVIGCGGRGMTSHLPEAVKERLVALVDVDENQFAKCTKFIESKFKALKLPTFKTYTDYRKMFDECAKEIDAVFVATPNHHHALPAMIAMKLGKGTYVEKPMCHTIQEARAMAKMAEETKVPTQMGNQGHCAEGYRRLVEYIQAGAIGNVTEVHCWSDRANGGTGPRPPKQPVPAGLHWDEWIGPAPYRDFHKDLHPHEWHNWYDFGNGSLGNMACHIMDGAVWALNLKWPTSITLEMVLGGTDEYYPIGDRICYEFPARGEMPPVKLYWWDGKRPDKGGQNRPPIVEQLEKENDRKLGGNGTIYVGDKGVMHTDCYGGSPRILPEEKHKAFAAPPQTLPRTKSSFEDFLVACRSGKPTCASKFEVAAVLTEVVLLGNLAQKAGLNKKVEWDGPNMKCPNIPEVNKIVEIPSRKGWTL
- a CDS encoding acetate kinase → MKILVINCGSSSVKYQLFEMPAEGLLAKGIVEKIGEGTSTVRHATGGKEVRYDAPIPDHEQAFHHIRRALMAPSDGVLRSPDDLDAIGHRVVHGGEAFVQSTLINDEVIATLEEYSALAPLHNPPNLVGIRSAARAFPGKPHIAVFDTAFHQTMPRHSFVYALPYEFYERGRIRRYGFHGTSHRYVAARAAQLLDLAPDRFSGITCHLGNGCSMAAVANGRSVDTTMGLTPLEGLVMGTRSGDLDPAIIFHLARNEGMSLDAIDALLNKKSGLLGLSGLSNDCRALIEAAPSNPRARLALDVFCYRIRKYIGAYLAVLGRADAIVFTGGIGENGIVLRRQILEGLDALGIELDAAANEIRAREATISKPTSRIRVLVVPTNEELMIARDTLAITQALKRGTP
- a CDS encoding BatA domain-containing protein is translated as MLGFENLPALWGLLLASAPIIIHLLNRRRFRVVEWAAMEFLLASSRKNNRRVRIEQLILLALRVLMIAVLVLLVAQPSVKRGALAALAERRRFVLLVFDTSMSMGYRDGSATSYERGLAFAEELMGSLREGDAWALVAAAGSGQAMAQEPSFDLEAARAAVARDRLPLSDASSSMPRALEAAEEVLARAEGPVKEVYLVTDLQRVSWLGAGASLAAEDADRAKRLSQLARFVLVDTGALEPANLAVTRVAAEGALMVAGGEAALRAEIANYGPDTASGVTVHFLVDGFRQQRTTLAAIAPGGTAQCEFRHVFRAAGVHTVSVELEGDNLPKDDRRVLALATRESVRVLLVDGEPGGEAFSGETDYLRRALRPGNEGELSLFLPEVVTAEGLSGADLPAYDAVVLANVERLGEATVAALDGYVRRGGALLVFPGDRVDRAFYKEVLYRDGRGLLPCSLGNPVGDANDRKQAVHISDEVSDHPFVRLFREQKAVRLSSPFFFRYCRLEGLDEGAGARIVCKFAEGAPAIVERGYGKGRVVVFASTADDAWNDMPSWPAYLALMQEVMAQVARDPSSSRNLTVGEPLICQVSPRQFGKPAFVQRPGESRPVTVEPTSVAGLLAVVYEQTDRAGVYEVTLPGADDRAKADGTEERRQDFFAVNVPAHESDTRRIAEPELRRLLPGFEFDYQRGGVRTHESSGAGESGQLWRSLAYTLLALVLIESILAQRFGR
- the acpP gene encoding acyl carrier protein, translated to MSDVAERVRKVTARLLKVDLADVKPESHFVRDLGAESIQSIELVAAFEEEFNIEMDQDEALSVKTVGDAITFIEKVIAEQHG
- the nagB gene encoding glucosamine-6-phosphate deaminase, translating into MRVIVVDTPEDMGKEAAAIIADGMRAKPHYVLGLATGDTPKPVYRQLIRLHKEEDLDFSTTVTFNLDEYIGLPGEHDQSYRYFMDHELFNHINIAKANTHVPDGMAADIETHCMIYEATIEDVGGIDCQVLGIGRNGHIGFNEPGSSLASRTRAVDLTDDTIEANSRMFASIDEVPKRAITMGIGTILEAESIIMLATGPKKAAAVAAALEGPVSVKCPASALQLHPNVVFIVTKDAATGLTLKFRR
- a CDS encoding alcohol dehydrogenase catalytic domain-containing protein — protein: MKAIVYGGPGRFDLRDVPEPRLEPGGLLARVECCGICGTDYKLYFSENPRFPPGSILGHEFVARVEQVSAGAGAFRVGDRVTMATTVPCGACDLCRRGLPNLCPSAHCVGAAYQGAFAEVIPIAAHAIRMGNVLKVPDGLSSRAAALTEPLSCVVNAQEIAQVGEGHCVVVVGAGPLGCLHVQVARARGARRMVVVQRSRARCELAARLDVEAVLCSEDGDVVPRVRSLTGGRGADRVIVCAPDRAAQEQSILLAAKGGVVSLFASLPKGASDITFDSRVIHYGQISVVGCSDSTAAQAREALRLLESGAVDAARIVTHEVPLDRIAEGIEIVRQRIGLKVLVRVAGA